In the genome of Bremerella sp. P1, the window GACATTCCCGGTAGCGACCAGCGTCATGTTCGTCGGGCTGTAACGCTCTTCGAAGTACGACATCATCTGCTGCTGCGTCAGGTCGCCGACCGACTGCTGCGTACCGAGCACGCTGTTGCCCAGCGGATGTTCGCCGAACCAGGCCGCCATGCTCTTTTCGTGACCGCCGTAGGGTGGCTGGTCGTCGTACTTCATGATCTCTTCGAGGATCACCTTCTTCTCGGTATCGAAATCCTCTTGCCGCAATGTTGGCCGCATGATGTCGGCCAGAAGATCGACGATCTGCGTTTGCAGTTCCGGAAGGACGACGGCGTAGTAGACCGTTTGTTCCTCACTGGTAAACGCGTTCGACTGCGCACCGAGTTCGTCGAGTTCACGGTTCACGTCTTCGGCCGTGCGGCGCGAGGTCCCCTTGAACACCATGTGTTCCAGGAAGTGACTCACGCCGGCGACTTCCGCCGTCTCGTCACGAGAGCCCGTCTTTACGAAAAATGCCGTGGCAAGCGAATAAGCATTCGGGTTTACTTCGGCAACGATATCCAAGCCGTTATCAAGCGTCGCCTGACGAAATTTCACTCGGAACCTCCAATCTCTTTGCACCGATGGTTGTAACCCGATAGTCTTTGGGCGGATTCTTTTTCAGGTAGGCGTTGATGGTCTCGACACTGATTCCATCCAGTATCGTCTCCAGTTCTTCCATCGTCCGAATCCGGCCGAGATGATACCAGTCTGCTGCCAGCGAGGACGCCCGAGACGAACTCGATTCCTGCTGCATAATAATGCCACTCTTGAAGCGGGCCTTCAGTCGCGTTAGCTCATCCTGGTGAACGCCTTTGGGTAGTTCATTGAACTGCTCGATCATCACGTCGAGGGTCTCTTGAGCCCGTTCGGTACTTGTCCCGGCATACGCCAGGACGGCACCTTGCGTTTTGAGCGAGTTGCACGAGGCATACACGGTATAGCAAAGCCCGCGCTTCTCACGCACTTCGCTGAACAGTCGCGAGCTCATCCCGTCGCTCATGATGCCGATCGCGGCACGAGCCTGGTAGAAGTCAGGATCGGAGACCGGCACACCGGCGAACCCGAGCCCCACGTGTGTCTGGCTCGATTCAAATGGAACGTGAACGTACTTTGGCAAGGACGAACCCAGGTAACTCTTTTGCCCCGGGCGCGACTCCCAACCGCCAAACAGTTTCTGAATCGTTTCCTTCAATCGGTCCCAATCGAAGTTGCCGGCGACTGAGATGATCGCTTCGTCGGGACGAACCCAGGTATCGAAATATTCTTTCGCAACTTCCTGCGTGAGCGCTTCCAGACTGGCCAGCGTCCCGGTCGGATGCCAACCCCAGGGATCGGGGTACATCTGCCGCCGCAGGCTAAGCATGGCTTGCTGATGCAGATCGTCCTCCAGGGCACGCAGCTCCTGAAAGCACACCTGCTTGGCATCTTCGAACTCATCCGGCAGAAAATGGGGCCGCTGAACCAGGTCGGCATAAATGCTAAGCGTTGCTTCCAGGTTCTCAGCCAACAGGGCCCCGCCAAAGGACAGATGGCTGGACGATACGCCACCGCCGCGGGCAACCCCCAAGTTATCCAGCGCCTCGACATACTCTCGGCTATCGAGATCACCACACCCACGTTGGACCCAATCGCACAGTAAGTTGGCGACGCCGCGATTGGCTTCGACCTCACGCTGCACACCGGCTGGGATAACGATCGAAAAGGCTGCCGATTGCAGCCAGGGCATAGACTCGGCGAGGAGGGTCAGTCCGTTGTCGAAACTCTCGGAGTAATAAGTGGAACGCACGTGTTTGCCGTCGCTTCCCGCTGTTGCAAATAAGTCCGAAGATAAATGAGATGGGCTAATCCCTGATTTAAACGGCCAGAAGATGCCCCGACAAGGCCCAGTCACTGCGGACTAAGCATGCGTGCTGGTCTGAACGGTTCCCATTTCAACCGCTTTATAGACCGTCGAAGCGATTCGGAAACCGAGCCGCTCGTACAGGCGAATGGCCCCGATGTTCTGCGAAGTGACTTCCAGCGAAGCCTGCGTCAGGTCGTGCTCGCGAAATCCATTCAAGGCTCTCAGCAGCAGAATGGCTCCGATACCCTGTCCACGAAATCCGGGCACAACGCCCAGATTCTGAATCGATCCTTTTCCTTCGCGGTCGCGGACACCTTGCACGGTGGCAACCGGTCGCCAGTCGCGTGATTCGGGATCTTCGTATTCGATCAGCCAGGTAGCGGCCGGCAGGAAACCATCCCGCATCGAGATCTCGCGCATCAGGCGGAAACAGCCTTCCGAGTCCCCCAGACAAGGGAAGACATTCGCATCGACCTCGAACCGAAAGCTTTGGAATTTAACCTCGGCGTGCCGCTTAAGAATTTCTGCCGTCCAAGGCTGAAAGCGGAACCCAGGCGGAAGGGGTGGCTCATCGGGCAGATCTGCTAGCGAGATCTCCATCCGGAATCGTTTGAAATAAGTTAGCGTCACCGGCTCTCTTTCCACGATTGTGCACGCGTGAGCATGGTTATTAACACTAACTATCGTATCCCTTTACGCCCAAAAAAGCGACGAACGTTTCCGGAAAATGGATTATTGGGCGGTATCGATCGTTTGGTTCGCCGAAAAGACCTGGGCCTCGTTATCCCGGGCCCAATCTTCGCGATCATAGCTGATCACCGAAGTATCGGTCTCTTGGACTTCCAGCAGGTTCAGATCGAACCCCATCCGGGTGATTTCGGTGAACAGCTTATAGGCTAGATTCTCGACCGAAGTCGGGCCCTGGAATTCGCAGAGCTTGAAGTCCTCGCCATGGGTCGCCATGTGACTCTTGAGCGTCGCATAGAGAGGGTCGTTCACATTGATCAGCATGCCGTGATCGTACTTTTCCTTCAGGAAAGGCCCGATCTTGTCATCGAAATCAGAGAACAACGTCGAATACGACCCGGTCCGCTGCACCTCGAAGTGACAAACGATCCCGTACCGGTGCCCGTGCAGATTCCGACACTTATCCTGCAGTTCTTCATTTCGATGCGCGGCGTAAAACTTGTATTCCTTGCGGATGATCATCGCGAACTCCACCAGCGACCTGAATATTCAATACGGACGATTGTTTCGCTTTTCGAGGGAAAGGACAAGCAATCCTAGCACGAAAGAACTAACTTCGGCCTTTGACCGTACTCGTTGCCAGTTTTTAACTTCCGGCCGTCCAGAACGTTGACAACGAAAGAATCAAGCTTCTATTATGACAGGAAAGCCAAGCCGCTTGTCCCCGTAGCTCAACTGGATAGAGTGTCGGCCTCCGAAGCCGAAGGTTGCAGGTTCGAACCCCGCCGGGGATACTTTTGTTAAGCCGTGAACTCATATGGGTTTACGGCTTTTTTGTTGTCAGCCAGAAGATTCTGAGATGTTCTTGAAAATGGGCCGTTCTTGAAGCCTTCTACCCTGGCGGTGACCCTTATGCCCCAGGCCTATGGGTGAGCCACTGCCGGACGAACTTCCTTTGCTGGCCGGTCTCGGGCGACTCGCGGTCGTGCCGCTCTTGGTCCCGTTGTCTCAAGTCTTGAAGCACGTCCAACACGTCGTCAGGATTTGCCAGGCCATGCCGCAGTAGCCAACATCCGATGACGGTACCGGTGCGGCCGATACCACCCCAGCAGTGGACGTACACAGGGCTATCGCTGGCCAACGATCCGTCGATCGCATCGAGAATCTCATTCATCGTGGCATGCGTGGGAATCGACAGGTCGCGGATCGCATGTCGCCGCATCGCAGCCTCTGGCGAACGTTGTGCTGCGGTATCCTCGTAGGGGACGAACTGCTGTCCATTGGAGTTCGCTTCATCCGCCTCCATCAGATTCACGAACGTTAGGATGCCGGCGTCAACGAGCGTGTGGATTCTCGTTTCATGTTCGGCCGGGTCGAGGTGCCCAGGATAGGCGCCAGCAAGCAGTCGCGACGGTACGACCCAGTAGCTGGACGGCGTCGGAGGGATCGTCGTTTCGTCGGCGAGCATGAATCTCATTGGAAGCAGACTTCCTCACAAAGCGGAGCTAATTCAATGAATTGAAGGGGGGGACAATACCGCAAGAGGGTCATATTAAACTTCAACAAGTCGGCAGTCTATAAAATTGGAGATGCTGTGTAGGCTGGATGAATGGATGCCGAGAATCGGGCACAATGACAAAAGGAGTTCTACGTCATGCCTGACCAACGAAAACACCGAGGCCCGCATCCGCTGGACCGGCAACTCTTCGACGACGAAGCGATACCTGGCCTGCGTGAAGCCGTCGCGGACTTGTCGTGGCTGTGGACGCGCGATTACGCCATTGATTCATCACTCAAACTGGTTGGCGACCGATATGCCCTCAACGCTCGACAACGTATCGCCGTTGCCCGCTGTGCCTGTAGCGACAGTGCGGTTGTCCAAAGGGGACAACATGAAGTATCCGCGTCCGAGCTTTCTGGAAATGAGCTCTGGATCGACGGCTACAATGTGCTCACTTCGGTCGAGGCCGCATTATCCCACGGAGTGATTCTACATTCGCATGACGGGTGCTTTCGTGACATGGCGAGTATGCACGGAAGTTACCGCCGGGTAGAAGAGACGGTAGCAGCAATCGAGATCATCGGCGAGTTGGCAGCCAGTTTTGGCGTTGCGAATTGCCGCTGGCTGTTTGACCAACCAGTCTCCAACAGCGGGCGATTGAAGACACTGCTTGGAAAACTGGCCGAGGAACGCGACTGGAATTGGGAGATCGACCTGGTCGCCGATCCCGATCCGTTGCTTGCAGCCACCGACCGAATCGTCGCTTCCGCCGACAGTCAAATCCTCGACAGCGCAGAACGGTGGTTCAATCTTGCCCGGATCGCCATCGAATCACGCGTGCCAAATGCTTGGGTCATCGATTTATCGTAGCGACAGTTGCTGTGTACAGTCTTTGATTAACGTCGGAAGCATCCTTTTTGGCCCTATCCACCCCGCCTTGTATACACGAAGCGGCTGCTTTGAGGCTGAAGCTGACTCTCCATCTTTCGCTGAACCATTTCTTGACCTGCCCCCTTCAACCAGCGACCATCTCGCGGCGACGAGGCACTTTCCAATCTTCATCGGCAAGGTGTGCGATACGGTTCTATTCGCAGCGAACCACGCGCTACTTGAAAACGCAAATTAATTCGATAATATGTAGCACAATCGATTGAGCACTGTGGTTTTCACCACTTTTCCGTAATTTACAGTCTGTTCGTTTCGTGCCTAAAGCCTATTCCAATTCGACTTTGAGCGATGTCGCTCGTGAGGCCAACGTGAGCGTCTCAACCGCTTCTCGTGTGCTCAATGGCTTGGCCGAGAAGTATCGAATTAGTCGCTCGACGGCCCAGTTGGTTCGCGAATCGGCAGATAAGCTTGGGTTTCGTCCCAGCCAAGTCGCAAGGTCGCTTCGGCTAAAGCGGACAGGCCTGTTAGGGATTGTTGTTCCCGATCTTTCCAATCCATTCTTCTCCTCGATTGCCCGTGCGGTGACCGTGTCGGCCGAAGCGGAAGGCTTTTCGGCGATCCTGGCCGACAGTGGCGGTGCCGTCGGAAAAGAGAAGACACTGATCGATCAATTGACCACTCGTAGCGTGGAAGGACTGATCGTCTGTCCCGTCGGGCTCAACTTCGAGCACCTTGAGACGGTTCATCAACAAGGGATGCCGCTGGTTGTTGTGGATCGTTGCAAGGCGAATTCGTCAATGGTTCAGGTCACTTCCGATCACATCGCCGGCACGCGTCAAGCGATGAAGCTGCTACTCGGCAACGGCCATCGACACATTGGTGTGCTGCAGGGGATCGCCGGGACGCTTCCATGCGATCAGCGTCTTCAAGGAGTGCAAGAAGCTCTGACAGAAGTCGGCGCCAGGTTGGATTCGGCGATGATCGCCGGCGACCAGTTCACCTACGAATCGGGATACACGTCTGCCCGCAAGTTGCTGACAACCAATCCTCAAATCACAGCACTGTTTGCCATGAGTACTCCTAATGCATTTGGTGCCTATCAGGCTGCCATTGAACTGGGACTGCGCGTGCCGGACGACCTGTCTTTGATCTGTTTCGATGATGTCGCGTTTGCCGACTTCATGCAGGTCCCGCTAACGACGGTTTCGCAAGACGTGCCTGAACTCGGGCGGCTCGCGGCTTCGCTCGTCACCCAGCAGCTTGTCCATGGCAAAGTGCCCGCACAGAAAACGCACACAATACCGGTTACCCTCCTCACTCGAGCATCCGTTGGAAAGACGTCCCCATCATGAAACGCGAACTACTGCTCTTGCTACTGCTTTCAAGCGTTAGCCTGATCTTACCCCATGCCTCGTTCGCCGCCGAACCTAGTAAGCCAATTCCATTGATCTTCGATACCGATATCGGTAACGACTGCGATGATGTCCTGGCGCTAGCGATGATTCATGCCTTACAGTCGCGTGGAGAATGCGAGCTGCTGGCGGTTACCATTACCAAGGATCACGAATTAGCCGCTCCGTTTGCCGATAGCGTGAATACGTTTTATGGCCGCGGCGATATTCCGATTGGCGTGTGCCGAAGTGGCGTTACGCCTGAGGAAGGCAAGTTCAATGGACTGGCTTCTGAGGCGGATGGCGGCCAACTGCGTTATCCCCACGACCTGAAGTCGGGCAAGCAAGCTCCCAGCGCGGTGGATGTCTTGCGGAAGGCTCTAGTGGATGCCGAAGATGCTTCGGTTGTCATTTGTCAGGTCGGCTTCTCCACGAACCTGGCCGACCTCATCGAGTCTCCGGCTGACGACATCAGCCCACTCACCGGTATGGAATTGGTCAAACAGAAGGTACGTTTGTTTTCCGTGATGGCCGCGGCGTTTGCGAAGATTCCTGACCGTAAGACGGGAGAGCCAAAGCTGTATCGCGAGTATAACGTCTTCAAAGATATTCCAGCTGCCCGGCGTCTCTTCTCGAAGTGGCCCACTCCGATTATCTGGAGCGGATTCGAGATTGGCCTGAATCTGACCTATCCCCACGAAAGTATCGAGCGCGACTACGGCTATGTCGCCCACCATCCCGTGGCTGAGGCTTATGTCCGATACATTCCCCCGCCGCATGATCGTCCGACCTGGGATTTGACATCGGTTCTCGTTGCCGTGCGTCCCGATCACAACTACTTCGACATTTCACCGGCAGGGCAGGTAACCGTGCTCGAAGATGGTTACACCACGTTTGAAGCGAAGGAAGGCGGTCGCGATCGATACCTGATTCTGCGAGATGATCAGAAAGCTCGTGCCACCGAGGCGTTGACCCTACTTTCCAGCGAACCGCCGCACGTGCAGGTCGCCTCATCTCCGGGTGAAAGGTAGTCCAGTGCAAGATTCGAACATCCCGCCGCGGATTGCCGTGGCGGGATCTATCAATATGGATCTTGTGCTGCGATGTGCTCAGTTCCCGACACCGGGAACAACGACCGTCGCGCGGTCCTACGATGAGATCTCTGGCGGCAAAGGCGCGAACCAAGCAGTTTCCGCCGCGAAGGCCGGTGCGCACGTATCGATGCTGGGTCGTGTTGGCGACGATGCGTTCGCCCAGCGTCTGCTAGGTAGCCTGAAAGGGCACGGGGTTGATTGCACTCATGTGCTTACGACGCCTGATTGCGAGAGCGGCTTGGCGATGATCATGTTGGATCAGACCGGCCAAAACTCGATTGTCGTTGTCGAAGGTTCCAACGGGCGTTTCACGCCGCAAGATATCAAGCACCTAGAAGACGTGATTCAGTCGATTGACGTCATGCTTTTGCAGCTTGAGATCCCCCTGGAAACCGTTCAGGAAGTCGTTGAGATCGCGCGTGCGGCGAATGTTCGCGTCATCCTTGATCCAGCTCCTGTCCCTGACACTTTGCCTTCCGCTCTCCTCCAAGTCGATTTGATCTGCCCCAACGAACACGAGGCTGAACAGTTGACCGGAATCGCCGTCGATTCCCCAGAGCAAGCCTTGGCTGCCGCACAGGCCTTGCACGCCAAGGGCGCACGGCATGTTGTCATCACGCTGGGTGGCCGCGGCTCTTTTCTGTTTGATGAAAATGGCGGGCGGATGATTTCCGCATTCGAAACCAACGTCGTTGATACGACGGCCGCCGGAGATGCGTTTGCTGGAGCACTTGCGGTTTACTGGGCTCAACATGGCGATCTCGATGAAGCAGTACGTTTTGGCAATGCAGCAGGAGCGATCGCAGCTTCCCGCATGGGAGCGCAGCCCAGCATGGGCACGCGATCTGAAATCGAAAGTCTTTGGGGATCCTTGAAATGAAAAAGCTAGTTCCAGGACTACTACTCGTCCTTTTTCTGATCGGCTGCAAGTCGGAAGATTCAACCACGACAGATGGAGCAGATTCGTCGAGTGAGGTCAAGAAGCCACGCATCGCGCTGATCATGAAGTCGTTGGCCAACGAGTTCTTCTCGACCATGGCAGACGGTGCCAAGAGCTACCAGGCAGAACATCCTGATCAGTTTGAGCTTGTGGTGAATGGCATCAAGGACGAACGTGACATCAGCCGCCAAGTGTCGCTCGTGGAAGAGATGATCGCCGCCAACGTCGATGCGATCGTGATTGCCCCGGCCGACTCGAAAGCCCTGGTGCCCGTTCTCCGCCGCGCGAAAAAAGCAGGCGTAATCGTGATCAATATCGACAATCGGCTCGATGCCGAGGTGCTTGCTGCCGAAGGAGCGGAGATTCCTTTCGTCGGTCCCGACAACAAAGCGGGTGCCAAGCAGGTCGGCACCTACCTGGCCAGCAAACTGGCCGCGGGTGATTCGGTGTGTATCTTGGAAGGTGTTCGCACATCCTTCAATGGTCAGCAACGGTTTGCCGGTTTTCAGGAAGCGATGACCGAAGCCAACATCAAGGTCGCCGATCACCAGTCAGGCGAATGGGAGATGAGCAAGGCAAACACCATTGCCTCCTCCATGCTCAGCGAACATCCCGAGATCAAAGCGATTCTGGCCGCAAACGACAGCATGGCCCTGGGGGCTGTTGCCGCAGTCAAGGGTTCTGGCCGCACCGATGATGTCATGGTAATCGGATTCGATAACATCTCGGCAGTTCAGCAAGCCATCCGGGAGGGCAAGATTCTGGCCACCGCCGACCAGCATGGGGATCAACTGGCCGTCTATGGTATTCAGAACGCTCTTAAACTGATTGAAGACCCCAATGCGGCGATCGAAGATGTCGAAACGCCGGTCGATTTAATCACGCAGGAGTCGCTATCTAAGTGAACGATTCGACGTCGCTCCTGCTGAACACAACCGGCATCACCAAGCAATACGGGGAAGCGTTGGTCTTGCGCGACGGCTCGTTGAACGTGCGCGAAGGAGAGATACTCGCGCTATTGGGAGGCAACGGGGCAGGGAAGAGCACCCTGGTGCGCATCATCTCGGGACTCGTTCATCCCACGTCTGGCCAGATGTTCGTTCAGGGACAGCCCTATTCGCCCAAATCGAAGCGTGAGGCTGAAGCTGCCGGGATTGAAATCGTTCAACAGGAATTCAATCTCATTTCCACTTTGAGCGTTGCGGAGAACTTACTGCTGACCCGGTTGCCTGCGATGGGCGGTGTAATTCGACAACGAGACCTCCATCGCCAGGCACGCGAGGCGCTCGACCGATTTGATCTAAGCGATATCGCCACCGATGCCATCGTCGAGACCCTGGGGGTTGGCCAGCAACAGATGATTGAAATCGCGGCAGCATTGTATCGGAAGTGCCGTCTATTGATCCTCGATGAGCCGACCGCCGCCTTAAGTGCCGCCGAAGCTGAGTCCCTATTCACATGGCTCGACAAACTCCGCGATGAGGGAGTCGGCATCATCTATATCAGCCATCGTCTCGATGAAGTCTCGCGAATCTCCGATCGGATCTCATTCCTGCGTGATGGAGCGATGATTGGAACCTATCCGACTTCTGACCTGACCGCTGACGAGAT includes:
- a CDS encoding M16 family metallopeptidase, giving the protein MRSTYYSESFDNGLTLLAESMPWLQSAAFSIVIPAGVQREVEANRGVANLLCDWVQRGCGDLDSREYVEALDNLGVARGGGVSSSHLSFGGALLAENLEATLSIYADLVQRPHFLPDEFEDAKQVCFQELRALEDDLHQQAMLSLRRQMYPDPWGWHPTGTLASLEALTQEVAKEYFDTWVRPDEAIISVAGNFDWDRLKETIQKLFGGWESRPGQKSYLGSSLPKYVHVPFESSQTHVGLGFAGVPVSDPDFYQARAAIGIMSDGMSSRLFSEVREKRGLCYTVYASCNSLKTQGAVLAYAGTSTERAQETLDVMIEQFNELPKGVHQDELTRLKARFKSGIIMQQESSSSRASSLAADWYHLGRIRTMEELETILDGISVETINAYLKKNPPKDYRVTTIGAKRLEVPSEISSGDA
- a CDS encoding GNAT family N-acetyltransferase, producing the protein MEISLADLPDEPPLPPGFRFQPWTAEILKRHAEVKFQSFRFEVDANVFPCLGDSEGCFRLMREISMRDGFLPAATWLIEYEDPESRDWRPVATVQGVRDREGKGSIQNLGVVPGFRGQGIGAILLLRALNGFREHDLTQASLEVTSQNIGAIRLYERLGFRIASTVYKAVEMGTVQTSTHA
- a CDS encoding 6-pyruvoyl trahydropterin synthase family protein; this translates as MIIRKEYKFYAAHRNEELQDKCRNLHGHRYGIVCHFEVQRTGSYSTLFSDFDDKIGPFLKEKYDHGMLINVNDPLYATLKSHMATHGEDFKLCEFQGPTSVENLAYKLFTEITRMGFDLNLLEVQETDTSVISYDREDWARDNEAQVFSANQTIDTAQ
- a CDS encoding protein-tyrosine phosphatase family protein; translation: MRFMLADETTIPPTPSSYWVVPSRLLAGAYPGHLDPAEHETRIHTLVDAGILTFVNLMEADEANSNGQQFVPYEDTAAQRSPEAAMRRHAIRDLSIPTHATMNEILDAIDGSLASDSPVYVHCWGGIGRTGTVIGCWLLRHGLANPDDVLDVLQDLRQRDQERHDRESPETGQQRKFVRQWLTHRPGA
- a CDS encoding DUF434 domain-containing protein, which encodes MPDQRKHRGPHPLDRQLFDDEAIPGLREAVADLSWLWTRDYAIDSSLKLVGDRYALNARQRIAVARCACSDSAVVQRGQHEVSASELSGNELWIDGYNVLTSVEAALSHGVILHSHDGCFRDMASMHGSYRRVEETVAAIEIIGELAASFGVANCRWLFDQPVSNSGRLKTLLGKLAEERDWNWEIDLVADPDPLLAATDRIVASADSQILDSAERWFNLARIAIESRVPNAWVIDLS
- a CDS encoding LacI family DNA-binding transcriptional regulator encodes the protein MPKAYSNSTLSDVAREANVSVSTASRVLNGLAEKYRISRSTAQLVRESADKLGFRPSQVARSLRLKRTGLLGIVVPDLSNPFFSSIARAVTVSAEAEGFSAILADSGGAVGKEKTLIDQLTTRSVEGLIVCPVGLNFEHLETVHQQGMPLVVVDRCKANSSMVQVTSDHIAGTRQAMKLLLGNGHRHIGVLQGIAGTLPCDQRLQGVQEALTEVGARLDSAMIAGDQFTYESGYTSARKLLTTNPQITALFAMSTPNAFGAYQAAIELGLRVPDDLSLICFDDVAFADFMQVPLTTVSQDVPELGRLAASLVTQQLVHGKVPAQKTHTIPVTLLTRASVGKTSPS
- a CDS encoding nucleoside hydrolase → MKRELLLLLLLSSVSLILPHASFAAEPSKPIPLIFDTDIGNDCDDVLALAMIHALQSRGECELLAVTITKDHELAAPFADSVNTFYGRGDIPIGVCRSGVTPEEGKFNGLASEADGGQLRYPHDLKSGKQAPSAVDVLRKALVDAEDASVVICQVGFSTNLADLIESPADDISPLTGMELVKQKVRLFSVMAAAFAKIPDRKTGEPKLYREYNVFKDIPAARRLFSKWPTPIIWSGFEIGLNLTYPHESIERDYGYVAHHPVAEAYVRYIPPPHDRPTWDLTSVLVAVRPDHNYFDISPAGQVTVLEDGYTTFEAKEGGRDRYLILRDDQKARATEALTLLSSEPPHVQVASSPGER
- the rbsK gene encoding ribokinase encodes the protein MQDSNIPPRIAVAGSINMDLVLRCAQFPTPGTTTVARSYDEISGGKGANQAVSAAKAGAHVSMLGRVGDDAFAQRLLGSLKGHGVDCTHVLTTPDCESGLAMIMLDQTGQNSIVVVEGSNGRFTPQDIKHLEDVIQSIDVMLLQLEIPLETVQEVVEIARAANVRVILDPAPVPDTLPSALLQVDLICPNEHEAEQLTGIAVDSPEQALAAAQALHAKGARHVVITLGGRGSFLFDENGGRMISAFETNVVDTTAAGDAFAGALAVYWAQHGDLDEAVRFGNAAGAIAASRMGAQPSMGTRSEIESLWGSLK
- a CDS encoding sugar ABC transporter substrate-binding protein, producing MKKLVPGLLLVLFLIGCKSEDSTTTDGADSSSEVKKPRIALIMKSLANEFFSTMADGAKSYQAEHPDQFELVVNGIKDERDISRQVSLVEEMIAANVDAIVIAPADSKALVPVLRRAKKAGVIVINIDNRLDAEVLAAEGAEIPFVGPDNKAGAKQVGTYLASKLAAGDSVCILEGVRTSFNGQQRFAGFQEAMTEANIKVADHQSGEWEMSKANTIASSMLSEHPEIKAILAANDSMALGAVAAVKGSGRTDDVMVIGFDNISAVQQAIREGKILATADQHGDQLAVYGIQNALKLIEDPNAAIEDVETPVDLITQESLSK